In Nicotiana tabacum cultivar K326 chromosome 11, ASM71507v2, whole genome shotgun sequence, a single window of DNA contains:
- the LOC107819212 gene encoding UPF0481 protein At3g47200-like, giving the protein MKPDNSTKVKRNQIQKVPSFLSDENKESGDYDPKVVSLGPYHHGKEKLKFVQDFKPMALDMFIEGSNQDKAFFLGEILKEIEYAKSCYLEEFTCIYDDFYFAEMMLLDACFILNIIGPWDQTFKRSETIEHLGTAVYTLSKRDLYLLENQVPLRILMILAKSRYPVDEKGFIETAESSCFNILFHEDIRSLKDNKQGTTDTPLHLLEIFRRSIVTGTGEIQQPRVRPCDPLCDIFNKLGLCLEYWCCRKDKTSTRGRGGYVFHSVTDLKSKGIHFRPSEIASLNGVRFSPAEFCHSAKLKLPYWYVSPYTRSFFMNMIAYEFCPNVFTDKAVTAYVNFMKSLIVSQEDVKELREKKILMNSLGSDEQVVQVYKSLNTYGTEDESFFHKEKRNIEDHYNNKTRTWLSELKNTYFNSPWSIIALVGSIFLLCSDIVQTYYAVHPSKGGS; this is encoded by the coding sequence ATGAAACCGGATAACTCAACTAAAGTTAAAAGGAATCAAATACAAAAGGTTCCTTCATTCCTGAGTGATGAGAATAAGGAAAGTGGTGACTATGATCCTAAAGTGGTTTCACTTGGGCCTTACCACCATGGAAAGGAGAAGCTCAAGTTTGTTCAGGATTTCAAGCCCATGGCCCTAGACATGTTCATTGAAGGGAGTAATCAAGACAAAGCTTTCTTCCTTGGGGAAATTCTAAAGGAAATTGAATATGCTAAAAGTTGTTACCTCGAAGAATTCACGTGTATATATGATGACTTTTATTTTGCTGAAATGATGCTCCTTGATGCATGCTTCATTCTAAATATTATAGGGCCATGGGATCAGACATTTAAACGGAGCGAGACAATTGAGCATCTTGGTACTGCAGTTTATACCCTAAGTAAACGTGATTTATATTTGCTTGAAAATCAGGTACCGTTGAGAATTCTCATGATCTTGGCTAAATCTAGATATCCTGTAGATGAAAAAGGATTTATAGAGACGGCGGAAAGCTCTTGTTTTAACATACTCTTCCATGAGGACATAAGATCATTGAAAGATAATAAACAAGGGACAACTGATACCCCCCTTCACCTTCTTGAAATTTTCCGAAGATCAATCGTCACTGGCACCGGGGAAATCCAACAACCACGTGTACGTCCTTGTGATCCTTTGTGTGATATTTTCAACAAGTTGGGATTATGTCTTGAATATTGGTGCTGTAGAAAAGATAAAACGTCAACTCGTGGCCGCGGGGGGTATGTGTTTCATTCAGTGACGGATCTGAAATCGAAGGGCATTCATTTCAGGCCTAGCGAGATTGCGTCTTTAAATGGCGTAAGGTTTAGCCCCGCTGAATTCTGTCACTCCGCAAAGCTCAAACTCCCATATTGGTATGTTTCTCCGTACACCAGATCATTTTTCATGAACATGATTGCTTATGAGTTCTGTCCCAATGTTTTTACCGATAAAGCTGTGACTGCTTACGTGAATTTCATGAAATCACTTATTGTTTCACAAGAGGATGTCAAAGAGCTGcgagaaaagaaaattttaatgaACAGCTTAGGGAGTGACGAACAAGTGGTACAAGTCTATAAATCTTTGAATACTTATGGCACAGAAGATGAATCTTTTTTCCACAAGGAGAAAAGGAATATCGAGGATCACTATAACAACAAAACCAGGACTTGGTTGTCTGAAttgaaaaatacatattttaacAGTCCCTGGTCTATAATTGCTTTGGTTGGTTCTATTTTCCTCCTTTGTTCAGATATTGTCCAGACCTACTATGCAGTCCACCCTTCAAAAGGAGGATCTTGA